One region of Armigeres subalbatus isolate Guangzhou_Male chromosome 3, GZ_Asu_2, whole genome shotgun sequence genomic DNA includes:
- the LOC134221430 gene encoding uncharacterized protein K02A2.6-like yields the protein MTRILKPVKNKIIYIDDVLIFADCLEDLRKTVCEVLKILRANNLTLNSAKCEFDQTRLKFLGHEIDENGFHVDDAKIKSIRNFREPNTVSELRSFLGLAAFISPHIRNFADITNPLWEIITAKVWTWGPRQSNAFKTVKDQIISCCVSLGFFSETDKTVLYTDASPVALGAVLVQEDEQGKSRIISFASKSLTSIERKYAQNQREALGAVWAVEHFSFYLLGREFTLRTDAQGVSFILNRSREDSKRALTRADGWALRLSPYNYIVEYVRGAENIADPSSRLYSGDDSPFDETNSPWEIACLEANTVQFMTENEIELATSKDETLQAVIGALGSGHWPKHLRRYQILESDLTTRHGLLVKTGCVVIPDELKERCLKVSHQGHPSAAKQKSILRQRVWWPGMPNDVQKWAESCPTCAVNGKPERPTPMQRVFAPRAVWETIALDFNGPYAKFGGVSILVIVDYKSRYLMARPVKTTSFEHTKKVLEDVFEREGTPKFIKTDNGPPFNGEEYKKYCETRDITPIFSTPLFPQQNGLVEGYMKLINKAMASATMNRTNYIEELSMAIQAHNAAIHRVTKLPPEEIMSGRKIKRSLPLMTFERVEIDEELLSERDRDAKISGKHREDQRRGARPCRVRPGDTVIVERQTHGKGQSRFSPTRYTVTEDRNGSLTLNDNEGHMLKRHVSQTKKVSDWRDEDRLKHPDEPLQSNMMPRNARVKKAPSYLRDYVHVAENS from the coding sequence ATGACACGCATCCTAAAGCCAGTTAAGAATAAAATCATTTACATCGACGATGTTCTAATCTTCGCTGATTGCCTTGAAGATTTAAGGAAAACCGTATGCGAGGTGTTGAAGATATTGAGAGCCAATAACCTTACATTGAATAGTGCAAAGTGCGAATTTGATCAGACGCGCTTGAAGTTCCTGGGACATGAGATTGACGAGAACGGTTTTCACGTTGACGATGCCAAGATAAAAAGCATACGCAATTTCCGAGAACCAAACACGGTTTCCGAATTACGTAGTTTTTTGGGATTGGCAGCGTTCATCAGCCCACACATAAGAAATTTTGCGGATATCACTAATCCCTTATGGGAAATTATTACTGCAAAAGTGTGGACATGGGGGCCTAGACAAAGTAATGCTTTCAAAACCGTCAAAGATCAAATCATCAGCTGCTGCGTATCCTTGGGATTTTTCTCCGAAACCGACAAAACGGTCTTGTACACGGACGCCTCTCCGGTTGCCCTTGGCGCCGTTCTAGTGCAAGAAGACGAACAGGGAAAGTCTCGAATCATTAGTTTCGCATCAAAATCACTTACCAGCATTGAACGAAAATACGCTCAAAATCAGCGTGAGGCCCTAGGGGCTGTATGGGCTGTAGAGCATTTTTCGTTTTATCTACTTGGAAGAGAATTCACATTACGAACCGATGCTCAAGGAGTgtcttttattttaaatcgaTCTCGCGAAGACTCTAAAAGAGCTCTTACGCGAGCCGATGGATGGGCATTGCGTCTAAGCCCCTATAACTACATCGTGGAATACGTTCGAGGTGCGGAAAACATTGCAGATCCTTCTTCGCGTTTATACAGTGGAGATGATAGTCCTTTTGACGAAACCAACAGTCCATGGGAGATTGCGTGCCTCGAAGCTAACACGGTTCAGTTTATGACAGAAAATGAAATCGAGTTAGCTACATCCAAAGACGAAACCCTTCAAGCAGTCATAGGCGCACTAGGCTCTGGACATTGGCCTAAACATTTGCGGCGATACCAAATTCTCGAAAGCGACCTAACTACCCGCCACGGTTTATTAGTCAAAACTGGTTGTGTGGTCATCCCAGATGAGTTAAAAGAACGTTGTCTAAAGGTCTCGCATCAAGGCCACCCTTCGGCCGCTAAACAGAAAAGCATTTTGAGACAGCGCGTTTGGTGGCCCGGAATGCCTAACGATGTTCAAAAATGGGCAGAATCTTGTCCAACATGTGCTGTGAATGGTAAACCGGAGAGACCCACCCCAATGCAGCGCGTCTTCGCACCGAGGGCGGTGTGGGAGACCATTGCCTTGGATTTCAACGGGCCTTATGCGAAGTTTGGGGGTGTATCCATTTTGGTCATTGTGGACTACAAGTCAAGGTACCTGATGGCACGGCCGGTAAAAACAACGAGCTTTGAGCACACGAAAAAAGTGCTTGAAGACGTATTTGAGCGAGAAGGGAcaccaaaattcatcaaaacTGATAACGGTCCTCCCTTCAACGGTGAGGAGTACAAAAAGTATTGTGAAACTCGTGATATAACTCCTATCTTCTCAACGCCGCTGTTCCCGCAGCAAAATGGGCTGGTGGAGGGCTATATGAAGCTCATAAATAAGGCAATGGCTAGCGCTACAATGAATAGAACAAACTATATAGAAGAGCTGAGTATGGCCATTCAAGCTCATAATGCTGCTATCCACAGGGTGACGAAGCTCCCACCGGAGGAAATTATGTCTGGTCGGAAAATCAAGCGGAGTCTTCCATTAATGACTTTCGAGAGAGTTGAAATTGACGAGGAACTACTTTCCGAAAGAGATCGTGATGCTAAAATTTCCGGAAAACATCGAGAGGATCAACGGCGCGGTGCTCGTCCTTGTCGAGTACGTCCTGGCGACACCGTTATAGTCGAGCGACAAACTCATGGAAAAGGGCAATCGCGGTTTTCACCTACGAGGTACACAGTAACCGAAGACCGAAACGGAAGCCTTACACTCAACGATAACGAGGGCCATATGCTAAAGCGGCACGTCTCTCAAACAAAAAAGGTATCTGATTGGCGCGACGAAGACAGGTTGAAACATCCAGATGAACCGCTTCAATCTAACATGATGCCGAGAAATGCAAGAGTGAAGAAAGCTCCATCTTACCTGCGTGACTACGTTCATGTTGCGGAGAATTCATAA
- the LOC134225885 gene encoding trafficking protein particle complex subunit 1 has protein sequence MIYNLYIFDKYGTLLYYGEWNRLKQSGITKDEEAKLMYGMLFSLKSFVNKISPIDPKEGFLYYKTNKYALHFVEVSSGLKFVLNTDTTATGIKEFLLHLYSKIWVEYVVRNPLWTIGTPVTSELFKTKLDEFVKQSPLFGPKVI, from the exons ATGATCTACAACTTGTATATTTTTGACAAGTACGGTACGCTTCTTTACTATGGGGAATGGAATCGACTGAAGCAATCCGGAATAACAAAAGACGAG GAAGCCAAGCTCATGTACGGGATGCTGTTCTCATTGAAATCCTTTGTCAATAAAATTTCACCCATCGATCCAAAGGAAGGCTTTCTATATTACAAAACGAACAAATATGCGCTTCACTTTGTCGAAGTGTCCTCGGGTTTGAAGTTCGTTCTTAATACAGATACGACCGCAACCGGCATCAAGGAGTTTCTTCTTCACCTGTACAGCAAG ATATGGGTGGAATACGTCGTTCGAAATCCACTCTGGACCATTGGAACCCCCGTCACATCCGAactttttaaaactaaactggATGAATTCGTAAAACAATCTCCGCTGTTCGGACCAAAAGTCATATGA
- the LOC134225884 gene encoding non-structural maintenance of chromosomes element 3 homolog, with product MPRSSGILSSQQSRNNRSEPSQSQSARPSTSGQQERGRTSSQQQQDGTDDVEQDQMVINLVKAILNMSCNKHQMKKPDLVKNALGGNSRIFPKIIGQVMRELTEVYGYKLVETERNKTYILVSTITCGSILDMNDEYRKSYTLLYLILGYIFMKNGDVPEQGLWDFLDKLHISSEDHHSFFGDVPKLIKETFIKQAYLVRTKQVVEGMNEDRYFYGWGKRAEYELSKRDILESFCKLMGKPSVCFITQHTAAYGMNGEDDMSDTMEVTQN from the exons atgccgcgTTCGAGTGGCATCCTGTCATCACAGCAATCGCGCAATAACCGCTCGGAACCGAGTCAATCTCAATCCGCTCGGCCAAGCACCAGCGGCCAGCAAGAACGGGGAAGAACATCCAGCCAACAACAGCAGGATGGTACCGACGATGTGGAGCAGGATCAAATGGTGATTAACTTGGTGAAGGCTATTCTCAATATGTCATGCAATAAGCATCAGATGAAGAAGCCGGATCTGGTGAAAAATGCTCTCGGTGGAAACAGTCGGATTTTCCCGAAAATCATTGGCCAGGTTATGAGAGAGCTGACAGAG GTTTACGGATACAAGTTAGTCGAAACGGAACGCAACAAAACCTACATACTCGTATCTACCATTACTTGTGGATCCATTTTGGACATGAACGACGAATACCGGAAGTCCTATACCCTGCTCTATCTGATTCTGGGCTACATCTTTATGAAGAACGGAGACGTTCCCGAGCAAGGTTTATGGGACTTTCTGGACAAGCTGCATATCAGCAGCGAAGATCATCATTCCTTTTTCGGCGATGTCCCTAAACTGATCAAAGAAACGTTCATCAAACAGGCTTATCTGGTTCGCACGAAACAAGTCGTCGAAGGTATGAACGAGGATCGATATTTCTACGGATGGGGAAAACGAGCTGAATACGAACTGAGCAAAAGGGATATTCTCGAGTCGTTTTGTAAACTCATGGGGAAGCCTTCGGTGTGTTTCATAACCCAGCATACGGCAGCCTACGGTATGAATGGCGAAGATGATATGAGTGACACAATGGAGGTTACACAGAACTGA
- the LOC134226721 gene encoding uncharacterized protein LOC134226721 — protein MTNLSVVALAIIFLADSGWRLAQATASQCHRLDPCRCEFENGQGFDIRSVVTKVEGYMHTVDPKTSDKYFFNPCQDIKFLPSDGKECSSGDGYSLCRFNNATQHYQKLGTTKNSSFFTNEHGQQFLVFHLNLTVTSIQLLCLKHDESYLFVNPDEIKLRADNGNNLILFSPYACPVTIEEISKPSTGGVLLILFLIGAFTYFTIGSIVRFMYLGARGIEVIPNLEFWKDLPGLVQDGFRYVRNGCRVERQGPDPDSYDAI, from the exons ATGACTAATCTTTCGGTTGTAGCTCTCGCGATCATTTTTCTGGCCGACAGTGGCTGGAGATTGGCACAGGCAACAGCAAGCCAGTGTCATCGGCTGGATCCGTGCCGGTGCGAGTTTGAAAACGGGCAGGGATTCGACATACGGTCGGTGGTGACCAAGGTGGAAGGCTACATGCACACGGTGGATCCTAAGACATCGGATAAGTACTTCTTTAATCCGTGCCAGGACATAAAATTTCTTCCGAGTGATGGTAAAGAATGCAGCTCCGGCGATGGCTATTCG CTGTGTCGATTTAATAATGCAACTCAGCATTATCAGAAGCTGGGTACAACGAAGAATAGTAGTTTCTTCACAAATGAACACGGACAGCAATTTCTAGTTTTCCATTTGAATTTAAC TGTGACATCAATTCAGTTGCTCTGTCTGAAGCACGATGAATCTTATTTGTTTGTTAATCCGGATGAGATCAAATTGAGAGCTGATAATGGCAAT aatctcATCCTATTTTCACCCTACGCATGTCCGGTGACAATCGAAGAAATCAGTAAACCCAGTACGGGAGGGGTGCTACTCATCTTATTTCTAATAGGAGCGTTCACGTACTTTACGATCGGTTCGATTGTGCGCTTCATGTACTTAGGGGCTCGAGGTATAGAAGTGATACCTAATTTGGAGTTTTGGAAGGACCTTCCAGGGCTTGTACAG GATGGATTTCGCTATGTGAGAAATGGATGCCGTGTGGAACGACAGGGTCCCGATCCAGATTCGTACGATGCCATCTAG